The following are from one region of the Anabrus simplex isolate iqAnaSimp1 chromosome 8, ASM4041472v1, whole genome shotgun sequence genome:
- the LOC136879398 gene encoding uncharacterized protein — MGPLTKVLLLALVSCWAHADAGGYGLYDGWSGSGGHGNYGAGYGSYGGGYGSGYSYNDRYDRYDRYDAYRPRYESYRPSYGGSYGGYGGSGGYGGYGGSGGYGGYGGSGGYGGLGSYGGYGRPGGYGGYGGSGGYGGYGGSSYGGSGGYGGYGGSAGYGGYGGSGGYGGYGGSGGYGGYGGSGGYGGQGGGYGGYGSSSSYRPSYGGYDGYRGQGGYGGYGGYGGYGPGNGGYRPADAYRPW, encoded by the coding sequence ACGAAGGTGCTGCTGCTGGCGCTAGTGTCGTGCTGGGCGCACGCTGATGCTGGAGGCTATGGGCTGTACGATGGATGGAGTGGGAGCGGAGGTCATGGAAACTACGGCGCAGGTTATGGAAGTTACGGCGGAGGCTATGGCTCTGGCTACAGCTACAACGACAGATACGACAGATATGATCGATACGACGCATATCGACCGAGATATGAAAGCTATCGTCCAAGTTATGGTGGCAGTTATGGTGGCTATGGGGGTAGTGGAGGCTACGGTGGCTATGGGGGCAGTGGAGGCTACGGTGGCTATGGGGGCAGTGGGGGCTACGGTGGATTAGGAAGTTACGGCGGATATGGAAGACCAGGAGGTTACGGTGGATATGGTGGATCAGGAGGCTATGGCGGTTATGGAGGATCAAGTTATGGAGGATCAGGAGGCTATGGCGGCTATGGAGGATCAGCAGGCTATGGCGGCTATGGAGGATCAGGAGGCTATGGTGGTTATGGAGGATCCGGAGGTTACGGTGGATATGGTGGATCAGGAGGCTATGGCGGCCAGGGAGGAGGATATGGTGGATATGGCAGCTCCAGTTCATATCGACCAAGCTATGGCGGTTATGATGGCTACAGAGGCCAAGGTGGGTATGGAGGGTACGGTGGATATGGTGGATACGGCCCCGGCAATGGAGGATATAGACCTGCCGATGCCTACCGTCCCTGGTAG